One part of the Haliaeetus albicilla chromosome 9, bHalAlb1.1, whole genome shotgun sequence genome encodes these proteins:
- the PHC3 gene encoding polyhomeotic-like protein 3 isoform X4: protein MAWPDEHCTAMENEPNTTTCSTSTTTITTTSTARTQLPQISVYSGSDRHAVQASLSGGRQCTSPTGSVTQQSSMSQTSINLSTSPTPAQIISRSQTSNTTSSSITQQTMLLGSTSPTLSASQAQMYLRAQMLIFTPATTVAAVQSDIPVVSSSSSSSCQSAATQVQNLTLRSQKLGVLSSSQNGPPKSSSQTQSLSLCPNKPVTSSKGSQPDPSESNRKGESPTPECRSTPVTRTSSIHHLITPASYSPLQPHSLVKHQQIPLHSPPPKISHHQLILQQQQQVQPIALQTPSGQEPPPSQHCLPLPSHGLPPGPSSVQSHCSPIHIHPPPLTLSPTPSQSAQQSVVVSPPPSHSPSQSPTIIIHPQALIQSQANSLVPTALQPEQTVPQQPTTNPVRPIAQPLNLPSHLPLPSSPAVHIGSVDQPSLVSPGQQIVSSTPHQQYSALQSTPIPLAAPPQLSTSSTQIQQLPLQSVQSLQVQPEILSQGQVLVQNTLVSEEELPAAEALVQLPFQTLPPPQTVAVNLQVQPSVPIETPVIYQVENVCEEEMPEESDCVHMARTPTPPTLSPPAITLGNGETLNSEDPLSEHGGLPSVTSSVSASVIKSPSDPSHASIPPPPLLLPAATTRSNSTSMPNSIPSLENKPPQAIVKPQILTHVIEGFVIQEGLEPFPVSRSSLLVEQPAEKRLLVEGQIMSVVCVESDLQNTKHADNSSDTEIEDMIAEEGLDEIENDLLKCEFCGKMGYSNKFLRSKRFCSTSCAKRHSLSCTKKFGLFTSDKTSRWNRKSDSQSLGRRGRRPSGPDGASRDHFLRQLPITYPSAEEDTASHEDAVPAAMTTRLRRQSERERERELRELRIRKMPESIDLLPVVQADPSVWTVDEVWAFIHSLPGCQDIADEFRAQEIDGQALLLLKEDHLMSAMNIKLGPALKICARINSLKES, encoded by the exons GCAAGCCTGTCAGGTGGGAGGCAATGTACTTCCCCCACTGGGAGTGTCACTCAGCAGTCAAGCATGTCGCAGACGTCG aTTAACCTCTCCACCTCTCCTACACCTGCACAGATAATAAGCCGTTCACAGACCTCcaacaccaccagcagcagtaTTACCCAACAGACAATGTTGCTGGGGAGCACCTCTCCAACCCTGAGTGCAAGCCAGGCTCAAATGTATCTACGAGCTCAAATG CTTATTTTCACTCCTGCAACCACTGTGGCTGCTGTCCAGTCTGACATTCCTGTTGTCTCATCATCTTCCTCATCTTCCTGTCAGTCTGCAGCTACTCAG GTTCAGAACTTGACATTGCGCAGTCAGAAGTTGGGTGTATTGTCAAGTTCACAGAATGGCCCACCAAAGAGCAGCAGTCAAACCCAGTCATTGTCTCTGTGCCCTAATAAACCTGTAACCAGTTCAAAGGGCAGCCAACCAGATCCCTCAGAAAGCAATAGAAAAGGCGAGAGCCCAACTCCAGAGTGTCGGAGTACACCAGTCACACGGACATCAAGCATACATCACTTAATAACACCAG CTTCATATTCTCCATTGCAACCTCATTCTTTAGTAAAACATCAGCAGATCCCACTTCATTCACCACCTCCAAAGATTTCCCATCATCAGCTGATattgcaacagcagcagcaagtccAGCCAATTGCACTTCAGACTCCTTCGGGTCAGGAGCCCCCTCCATCACAGCACTGTCTACCGCTCCCAAGCCATGGTCTTCCTCCAGGTCCCAGCAGTGTCCAGTCTCATTGCTCACCTATTCACATCCATCCTCCCCCTCTAACACTATCTCCTACTCCATCCCAGTCAGCTCAGCAGTCAGTAGTGGTATCCCCTCCACCTTCTCACTCCCCTAGTCAGTCACCCACAATAATTATTCACCCTCAAGCACTTATTCAGTCACAGGCAAACTCCCTCGTGCCCACAGCTCTTCAGCCAGAGCAGACTGTTCCTCAGCAGCCTACTACCAATCCAGTTCGACCAATTGCACAGCCACTTAATCTTCCGTCACATCTTCCACTTCCATCTTCCCCCGCTGTACATATAGGGTCAGTAGATCAGCCCAGCTTAGTTTCCCCAGGCCAACAGATTGTGTCCTCGACACCACACCAGCAATATTCAGCCTTGCAGTCCACACCTATCCCTCTTGCAGCTCCTCCTCAGCTGTCAACATCTTCAACCCAGATTCAACAACTGCCGTTGCAGTCTGTGCAGTCTTTACAAGTGCAGCCTGAAATTCTGTCCCAGGGCCAGGTTTTGGTTCAAAACACTTTGGTTTCTGAGGAAGAACTTCCTGCTGCAGAAGCTTTGGTCCAGCTGCCATTTCAAACTCTTCCACCACCACAGACTGTTGCAGTGAATCTTCAGGTGCAGCCATCAGTACCGATTGAAACTCCAGTG ATTTACCAAGTGGAGAATGTATGTGAAGAAGAGATGCCTGAGGAATCAGATTGTGTCCATATGGCTAGAACACCTACGCCACCCACTCTGTCTCCACCAGCCATAACCTTGGGGAATGGAGAGACACTTAATTCAGAAGATCCTTTGTCAG aacatgGGGGACTACCTTCAGTGACATCATCAGTCAGTGCCTCAGTAATTAAATCTCCATCTGATCCTTCACATGCCTCTATTCCACCACCACCTCTTTTGCTTCCAGCAGCAACAACAAGGAGCAACAGCACATCAATGCCCAATAGCATTCCTAGCCTAGAAAATAAACCTCCACAGGCTATTGTTAAACCACAGATCCTGACCCATGTTATTGAAGGCTTTGTGATTCAGGAGGGGTTAGAGCCGTTCCCT GTAAGTCGTTCATCTTTGCTGGTAGAACAGCCTGCAGAAAAAAGATTGCTAGTGGAGGGTCAAATCATGAGTGTTGTGTGTGTTGAATCAGACTTGCAGAATACAAAACATGCAGACAACTCATCGGACACAGAGATAGAGGATATGATTGCAGAAG AAGGACTGGATGAAATTGAAAATGATCTTCTGAAGTGTGAATTTTGTGGAAAAATGGGATATTCTAATAAGTTTCTACGGTCAAAAAGATTCTGCTCCACATCCTGTGCCAAAAG GCACAGCCTTAGTTGCACTAAGAAATTTGGGCTGTTTACATCAGACAAGACCAGTCGCTGGAATCGGAAATCAGATAGCCAAAGTCTTGGGCGACGCGGGCGTCGACCGAGTGGCCCTGATGGGGCGTCACGAGATCATTTTCTTAGACAG CTTCCAATTACTTATCCATCTGCAGAAGAAGATACGGCTTCTCATGAAGATGCTGTTCCAGCTGCCATGACCACACGGCTGCGAAGACAgagtgaaagagagagagaacgTGAACTTAGGGAACTAAGAATTAGGAAAATGCCAGAGAGCATTGACTTGTTACCAGTGGTGCAAGCTGACCCATCAGTATGGACTGTTGATGAAGTTTGGGCCTTCATACATTCTTTGCCTG GTTGTCAAGATATTGCAGATGAATTCAGAGCACAAGAAATTGATGGACAAGCTCTCCTCTTGTTGAAGGAGGATCACCTTATGAGTGCAATGAATATTAAGCTTGGACCTGCATTGAAAATCTGTGCACGTATCAATTCATTGAAAGAGTCATAG
- the PHC3 gene encoding polyhomeotic-like protein 3 isoform X5, whose product MAWPDEHCTAMENEPNTTTCSTSTTTITTTSTARTQLPQISVYSGSDRHAVQASLSGGRQCTSPTGSVTQQSSMSQTSIISRSQTSNTTSSSITQQTMLLGSTSPTLSASQAQMYLRAQMLIFTPATTVAAVQSDIPVVSSSSSSSCQSAATQVQNLTLRSQKLGVLSSSQNGPPKSSSQTQSLSLCPNKPVTSSKGSQPDPSESNRKGESPTPECRSTPVTRTSSIHHLITPASYSPLQPHSLVKHQQIPLHSPPPKISHHQLILQQQQQVQPIALQTPSGQEPPPSQHCLPLPSHGLPPGPSSVQSHCSPIHIHPPPLTLSPTPSQSAQQSVVVSPPPSHSPSQSPTIIIHPQALIQSQANSLVPTALQPEQTVPQQPTTNPVRPIAQPLNLPSHLPLPSSPAVHIGSVDQPSLVSPGQQIVSSTPHQQYSALQSTPIPLAAPPQLSTSSTQIQQLPLQSVQSLQVQPEILSQGQVLVQNTLVSEEELPAAEALVQLPFQTLPPPQTVAVNLQVQPSVPIETPVIYQVENVCEEEMPEESDCVHMARTPTPPTLSPPAITLGNGETLNSEDPLSEHGGLPSVTSSVSASVIKSPSDPSHASIPPPPLLLPAATTRSNSTSMPNSIPSLENKPPQAIVKPQILTHVIEGFVIQEGLEPFPVSRSSLLVEQPAEKRLLVEGQIMSVVCVESDLQNTKHADNSSDTEIEDMIAEEGLDEIENDLLKCEFCGKMGYSNKFLRSKRFCSTSCAKRHSLSCTKKFGLFTSDKTSRWNRKSDSQSLGRRGRRPSGPDGASRDHFLRQLPITYPSAEEDTASHEDAVPAAMTTRLRRQSERERERELRELRIRKMPESIDLLPVVQADPSVWTVDEVWAFIHSLPGCQDIADEFRAQEIDGQALLLLKEDHLMSAMNIKLGPALKICARINSLKES is encoded by the exons GCAAGCCTGTCAGGTGGGAGGCAATGTACTTCCCCCACTGGGAGTGTCACTCAGCAGTCAAGCATGTCGCAGACGTCG ATAATAAGCCGTTCACAGACCTCcaacaccaccagcagcagtaTTACCCAACAGACAATGTTGCTGGGGAGCACCTCTCCAACCCTGAGTGCAAGCCAGGCTCAAATGTATCTACGAGCTCAAATG CTTATTTTCACTCCTGCAACCACTGTGGCTGCTGTCCAGTCTGACATTCCTGTTGTCTCATCATCTTCCTCATCTTCCTGTCAGTCTGCAGCTACTCAG GTTCAGAACTTGACATTGCGCAGTCAGAAGTTGGGTGTATTGTCAAGTTCACAGAATGGCCCACCAAAGAGCAGCAGTCAAACCCAGTCATTGTCTCTGTGCCCTAATAAACCTGTAACCAGTTCAAAGGGCAGCCAACCAGATCCCTCAGAAAGCAATAGAAAAGGCGAGAGCCCAACTCCAGAGTGTCGGAGTACACCAGTCACACGGACATCAAGCATACATCACTTAATAACACCAG CTTCATATTCTCCATTGCAACCTCATTCTTTAGTAAAACATCAGCAGATCCCACTTCATTCACCACCTCCAAAGATTTCCCATCATCAGCTGATattgcaacagcagcagcaagtccAGCCAATTGCACTTCAGACTCCTTCGGGTCAGGAGCCCCCTCCATCACAGCACTGTCTACCGCTCCCAAGCCATGGTCTTCCTCCAGGTCCCAGCAGTGTCCAGTCTCATTGCTCACCTATTCACATCCATCCTCCCCCTCTAACACTATCTCCTACTCCATCCCAGTCAGCTCAGCAGTCAGTAGTGGTATCCCCTCCACCTTCTCACTCCCCTAGTCAGTCACCCACAATAATTATTCACCCTCAAGCACTTATTCAGTCACAGGCAAACTCCCTCGTGCCCACAGCTCTTCAGCCAGAGCAGACTGTTCCTCAGCAGCCTACTACCAATCCAGTTCGACCAATTGCACAGCCACTTAATCTTCCGTCACATCTTCCACTTCCATCTTCCCCCGCTGTACATATAGGGTCAGTAGATCAGCCCAGCTTAGTTTCCCCAGGCCAACAGATTGTGTCCTCGACACCACACCAGCAATATTCAGCCTTGCAGTCCACACCTATCCCTCTTGCAGCTCCTCCTCAGCTGTCAACATCTTCAACCCAGATTCAACAACTGCCGTTGCAGTCTGTGCAGTCTTTACAAGTGCAGCCTGAAATTCTGTCCCAGGGCCAGGTTTTGGTTCAAAACACTTTGGTTTCTGAGGAAGAACTTCCTGCTGCAGAAGCTTTGGTCCAGCTGCCATTTCAAACTCTTCCACCACCACAGACTGTTGCAGTGAATCTTCAGGTGCAGCCATCAGTACCGATTGAAACTCCAGTG ATTTACCAAGTGGAGAATGTATGTGAAGAAGAGATGCCTGAGGAATCAGATTGTGTCCATATGGCTAGAACACCTACGCCACCCACTCTGTCTCCACCAGCCATAACCTTGGGGAATGGAGAGACACTTAATTCAGAAGATCCTTTGTCAG aacatgGGGGACTACCTTCAGTGACATCATCAGTCAGTGCCTCAGTAATTAAATCTCCATCTGATCCTTCACATGCCTCTATTCCACCACCACCTCTTTTGCTTCCAGCAGCAACAACAAGGAGCAACAGCACATCAATGCCCAATAGCATTCCTAGCCTAGAAAATAAACCTCCACAGGCTATTGTTAAACCACAGATCCTGACCCATGTTATTGAAGGCTTTGTGATTCAGGAGGGGTTAGAGCCGTTCCCT GTAAGTCGTTCATCTTTGCTGGTAGAACAGCCTGCAGAAAAAAGATTGCTAGTGGAGGGTCAAATCATGAGTGTTGTGTGTGTTGAATCAGACTTGCAGAATACAAAACATGCAGACAACTCATCGGACACAGAGATAGAGGATATGATTGCAGAAG AAGGACTGGATGAAATTGAAAATGATCTTCTGAAGTGTGAATTTTGTGGAAAAATGGGATATTCTAATAAGTTTCTACGGTCAAAAAGATTCTGCTCCACATCCTGTGCCAAAAG GCACAGCCTTAGTTGCACTAAGAAATTTGGGCTGTTTACATCAGACAAGACCAGTCGCTGGAATCGGAAATCAGATAGCCAAAGTCTTGGGCGACGCGGGCGTCGACCGAGTGGCCCTGATGGGGCGTCACGAGATCATTTTCTTAGACAG CTTCCAATTACTTATCCATCTGCAGAAGAAGATACGGCTTCTCATGAAGATGCTGTTCCAGCTGCCATGACCACACGGCTGCGAAGACAgagtgaaagagagagagaacgTGAACTTAGGGAACTAAGAATTAGGAAAATGCCAGAGAGCATTGACTTGTTACCAGTGGTGCAAGCTGACCCATCAGTATGGACTGTTGATGAAGTTTGGGCCTTCATACATTCTTTGCCTG GTTGTCAAGATATTGCAGATGAATTCAGAGCACAAGAAATTGATGGACAAGCTCTCCTCTTGTTGAAGGAGGATCACCTTATGAGTGCAATGAATATTAAGCTTGGACCTGCATTGAAAATCTGTGCACGTATCAATTCATTGAAAGAGTCATAG
- the PHC3 gene encoding polyhomeotic-like protein 3 isoform X2, translated as MENEPNTTTCSTSTTTITTTSTARTQLPQISVYSGSDRHAVQVIQQALHRPPSSAAQYLQQMYAAQQQHLMLQTAALQQQHLSSTQFQSLATVPQASLSGGRQCTSPTGSVTQQSSMSQTSINLSTSPTPAQIISRSQTSNTTSSSITQQTMLLGSTSPTLSASQAQMYLRAQMLIFTPATTVAAVQSDIPVVSSSSSSSCQSAATQVQNLTLRSQKLGVLSSSQNGPPKSSSQTQSLSLCPNKPVTSSKGSQPDPSESNRKGESPTPECRSTPVTRTSSIHHLITPASYSPLQPHSLVKHQQIPLHSPPPKISHHQLILQQQQQVQPIALQTPSGQEPPPSQHCLPLPSHGLPPGPSSVQSHCSPIHIHPPPLTLSPTPSQSAQQSVVVSPPPSHSPSQSPTIIIHPQALIQSQANSLVPTALQPEQTVPQQPTTNPVRPIAQPLNLPSHLPLPSSPAVHIGSVDQPSLVSPGQQIVSSTPHQQYSALQSTPIPLAAPPQLSTSSTQIQQLPLQSVQSLQVQPEILSQGQVLVQNTLVSEEELPAAEALVQLPFQTLPPPQTVAVNLQVQPSVPIETPVIYQVENVCEEEMPEESDCVHMARTPTPPTLSPPAITLGNGETLNSEDPLSEHGGLPSVTSSVSASVIKSPSDPSHASIPPPPLLLPAATTRSNSTSMPNSIPSLENKPPQAIVKPQILTHVIEGFVIQEGLEPFPVSRSSLLVEQPAEKRLLVEGQIMSVVCVESDLQNTKHADNSSDTEIEDMIAEEGLDEIENDLLKCEFCGKMGYSNKFLRSKRFCSTSCAKRHSLSCTKKFGLFTSDKTSRWNRKSDSQSLGRRGRRPSGPDGASRDHFLRQLPITYPSAEEDTASHEDAVPAAMTTRLRRQSERERERELRELRIRKMPESIDLLPVVQADPSVWTVDEVWAFIHSLPGCQDIADEFRAQEIDGQALLLLKEDHLMSAMNIKLGPALKICARINSLKES; from the exons GCAAGCCTGTCAGGTGGGAGGCAATGTACTTCCCCCACTGGGAGTGTCACTCAGCAGTCAAGCATGTCGCAGACGTCG aTTAACCTCTCCACCTCTCCTACACCTGCACAGATAATAAGCCGTTCACAGACCTCcaacaccaccagcagcagtaTTACCCAACAGACAATGTTGCTGGGGAGCACCTCTCCAACCCTGAGTGCAAGCCAGGCTCAAATGTATCTACGAGCTCAAATG CTTATTTTCACTCCTGCAACCACTGTGGCTGCTGTCCAGTCTGACATTCCTGTTGTCTCATCATCTTCCTCATCTTCCTGTCAGTCTGCAGCTACTCAG GTTCAGAACTTGACATTGCGCAGTCAGAAGTTGGGTGTATTGTCAAGTTCACAGAATGGCCCACCAAAGAGCAGCAGTCAAACCCAGTCATTGTCTCTGTGCCCTAATAAACCTGTAACCAGTTCAAAGGGCAGCCAACCAGATCCCTCAGAAAGCAATAGAAAAGGCGAGAGCCCAACTCCAGAGTGTCGGAGTACACCAGTCACACGGACATCAAGCATACATCACTTAATAACACCAG CTTCATATTCTCCATTGCAACCTCATTCTTTAGTAAAACATCAGCAGATCCCACTTCATTCACCACCTCCAAAGATTTCCCATCATCAGCTGATattgcaacagcagcagcaagtccAGCCAATTGCACTTCAGACTCCTTCGGGTCAGGAGCCCCCTCCATCACAGCACTGTCTACCGCTCCCAAGCCATGGTCTTCCTCCAGGTCCCAGCAGTGTCCAGTCTCATTGCTCACCTATTCACATCCATCCTCCCCCTCTAACACTATCTCCTACTCCATCCCAGTCAGCTCAGCAGTCAGTAGTGGTATCCCCTCCACCTTCTCACTCCCCTAGTCAGTCACCCACAATAATTATTCACCCTCAAGCACTTATTCAGTCACAGGCAAACTCCCTCGTGCCCACAGCTCTTCAGCCAGAGCAGACTGTTCCTCAGCAGCCTACTACCAATCCAGTTCGACCAATTGCACAGCCACTTAATCTTCCGTCACATCTTCCACTTCCATCTTCCCCCGCTGTACATATAGGGTCAGTAGATCAGCCCAGCTTAGTTTCCCCAGGCCAACAGATTGTGTCCTCGACACCACACCAGCAATATTCAGCCTTGCAGTCCACACCTATCCCTCTTGCAGCTCCTCCTCAGCTGTCAACATCTTCAACCCAGATTCAACAACTGCCGTTGCAGTCTGTGCAGTCTTTACAAGTGCAGCCTGAAATTCTGTCCCAGGGCCAGGTTTTGGTTCAAAACACTTTGGTTTCTGAGGAAGAACTTCCTGCTGCAGAAGCTTTGGTCCAGCTGCCATTTCAAACTCTTCCACCACCACAGACTGTTGCAGTGAATCTTCAGGTGCAGCCATCAGTACCGATTGAAACTCCAGTG ATTTACCAAGTGGAGAATGTATGTGAAGAAGAGATGCCTGAGGAATCAGATTGTGTCCATATGGCTAGAACACCTACGCCACCCACTCTGTCTCCACCAGCCATAACCTTGGGGAATGGAGAGACACTTAATTCAGAAGATCCTTTGTCAG aacatgGGGGACTACCTTCAGTGACATCATCAGTCAGTGCCTCAGTAATTAAATCTCCATCTGATCCTTCACATGCCTCTATTCCACCACCACCTCTTTTGCTTCCAGCAGCAACAACAAGGAGCAACAGCACATCAATGCCCAATAGCATTCCTAGCCTAGAAAATAAACCTCCACAGGCTATTGTTAAACCACAGATCCTGACCCATGTTATTGAAGGCTTTGTGATTCAGGAGGGGTTAGAGCCGTTCCCT GTAAGTCGTTCATCTTTGCTGGTAGAACAGCCTGCAGAAAAAAGATTGCTAGTGGAGGGTCAAATCATGAGTGTTGTGTGTGTTGAATCAGACTTGCAGAATACAAAACATGCAGACAACTCATCGGACACAGAGATAGAGGATATGATTGCAGAAG AAGGACTGGATGAAATTGAAAATGATCTTCTGAAGTGTGAATTTTGTGGAAAAATGGGATATTCTAATAAGTTTCTACGGTCAAAAAGATTCTGCTCCACATCCTGTGCCAAAAG GCACAGCCTTAGTTGCACTAAGAAATTTGGGCTGTTTACATCAGACAAGACCAGTCGCTGGAATCGGAAATCAGATAGCCAAAGTCTTGGGCGACGCGGGCGTCGACCGAGTGGCCCTGATGGGGCGTCACGAGATCATTTTCTTAGACAG CTTCCAATTACTTATCCATCTGCAGAAGAAGATACGGCTTCTCATGAAGATGCTGTTCCAGCTGCCATGACCACACGGCTGCGAAGACAgagtgaaagagagagagaacgTGAACTTAGGGAACTAAGAATTAGGAAAATGCCAGAGAGCATTGACTTGTTACCAGTGGTGCAAGCTGACCCATCAGTATGGACTGTTGATGAAGTTTGGGCCTTCATACATTCTTTGCCTG GTTGTCAAGATATTGCAGATGAATTCAGAGCACAAGAAATTGATGGACAAGCTCTCCTCTTGTTGAAGGAGGATCACCTTATGAGTGCAATGAATATTAAGCTTGGACCTGCATTGAAAATCTGTGCACGTATCAATTCATTGAAAGAGTCATAG